From a single Calothrix sp. NIES-2098 genomic region:
- a CDS encoding hypothetical protein (similar to fibrinogen-binding protein) codes for MKPLLKNLAKPIRGTFLTLLLTVPQVPLVGSLSSKKVLAQANTCPNGVQPATFEWSPTTNLAGFLAQNLVAGGVKATFQFVDNPGPLGTVTDTENFGAIPENQVTRIDTPLEEYGNLLGSKLRWNIGLGKNPAQGNSTLIITFSQPVILTSPLTFMDVDRNGVRDVGRIYQDRITVRAFNGNASVPLTGTAVSPNNVRVTNNSDNVVAEGIVENAQVFESFSNVTIAPSGAVSQIRIVYEPGQEFGSPGQDETIGLAKLSICAAPGSIGDTVFNDTNANNRQDPGEPGIAGVQLNLRDQNGNVIGTTTTDSNGRYSFPNLVQGQYTVAVSQPPSGFTPTLTQPNPISLGGGQNFDRADFGFTQPAQGTGSIGDFVFSDTNGNNVAEPGEAGIANLNLVLRDTNGNVIATTKTDANGIYRFINLPPGNYTVAITNPPVGFTPTLVQPNPVSLAANQNIDTVDFGFRPPTDGSIGDTVFADTNANGTQDSGEPGIANVTVTLTLPNGTTRTATTDSNGKYSFPGLAPGNYQVRATPPQGNNLTTGINPFNINLLPSQKLDSADFGFSPNAFSGDRGSIGDTVFNDINGNGIQDTGESGVPNVPITLTLPGNDGILGTPDDTTQTTTTNGNGIYNFTNLPPSNYRVAIAPPFNLPQITTGNSQVNVNLQPGQSLTNVDFGLRRPPGGSIGDTVFNDTNKNGRQDSGETGIPNVNLTLRNANGQIVDTTTTNNNGNYIFTSVPAGNYTVDLTSPQNFTPTTATSASANVTPDNQDIVNVDFGLAAGNPSNAGLQLVKRITAIARTNGQRIPYNTFVDDPNDQNDNVLRPAPVGQYELQTPVESGDEIEYTVYFRAGQLLENLNFCDLIPTGTTYVPNSITVNGGGAGADAGRFFSPLTPLESVPESNVCENRNNPNGTVIVRLGNVPNGQSGLVSFRVRIN; via the coding sequence ATGAAACCTTTATTGAAAAATTTAGCCAAACCCATAAGAGGTACATTCCTGACACTACTGTTGACTGTTCCTCAAGTTCCTCTTGTGGGCAGCCTTTCCAGTAAAAAGGTATTAGCACAAGCAAATACCTGTCCTAATGGTGTACAACCAGCAACTTTTGAGTGGAGTCCTACCACTAATCTGGCAGGATTTTTAGCGCAAAACCTGGTAGCTGGTGGAGTTAAGGCTACCTTTCAGTTCGTTGATAATCCTGGGCCTTTGGGAACAGTCACTGACACCGAAAATTTTGGTGCAATCCCAGAAAATCAAGTTACAAGAATTGACACACCCCTAGAAGAATATGGAAATCTCCTCGGCTCAAAGCTGCGCTGGAATATTGGTTTAGGCAAAAACCCTGCACAAGGTAATTCCACACTGATTATCACCTTTTCTCAACCAGTCATTTTGACAAGTCCTCTAACTTTTATGGACGTTGACCGAAATGGTGTGCGAGATGTTGGGAGAATCTATCAAGATAGAATTACGGTGAGAGCATTTAATGGAAATGCAAGTGTACCTTTAACTGGCACCGCAGTCAGCCCAAATAATGTGAGAGTTACTAACAACAGTGACAACGTTGTTGCAGAGGGGATTGTCGAAAATGCCCAAGTCTTTGAATCATTTAGCAACGTGACGATCGCACCATCAGGTGCTGTTAGTCAAATCCGAATAGTCTATGAACCAGGACAAGAATTCGGTTCGCCTGGGCAAGATGAGACTATAGGTTTGGCTAAACTTAGTATCTGCGCCGCACCAGGCTCTATAGGTGATACTGTCTTTAACGATACCAATGCTAACAATCGTCAAGATCCAGGTGAACCAGGAATTGCTGGCGTTCAACTAAATCTTAGAGATCAAAACGGTAACGTAATTGGCACAACAACTACCGATAGTAATGGTAGATACAGCTTTCCGAATTTAGTTCAGGGTCAATATACAGTTGCTGTTTCCCAACCACCTAGTGGCTTTACACCTACTCTTACCCAGCCCAATCCTATTAGCTTAGGCGGGGGACAGAATTTCGATCGAGCTGATTTTGGTTTTACTCAACCAGCACAAGGTACAGGTTCAATTGGCGATTTTGTATTTAGCGATACTAACGGTAATAATGTTGCAGAACCGGGAGAAGCAGGAATTGCTAACCTCAATCTTGTACTGAGGGATACCAACGGTAATGTAATTGCCACTACAAAAACTGATGCCAATGGTATCTACAGATTTATTAATCTCCCGCCTGGTAATTACACGGTAGCTATCACCAATCCACCTGTTGGTTTTACCCCCACTCTTGTACAACCCAATCCTGTTAGCCTCGCTGCTAATCAAAATATTGATACCGTTGATTTTGGTTTCCGTCCGCCTACTGATGGGTCGATTGGCGATACAGTATTTGCTGATACCAACGCTAATGGTACACAAGATAGTGGCGAACCAGGCATTGCGAACGTCACTGTTACATTAACACTGCCAAATGGGACTACAAGAACTGCGACCACCGATAGTAATGGTAAATATAGCTTTCCTGGATTAGCACCAGGTAATTATCAAGTCAGGGCCACTCCGCCTCAAGGTAATAATCTAACTACAGGTATTAACCCCTTCAATATCAACCTCTTACCTAGTCAAAAATTAGATAGTGCTGACTTTGGTTTTAGTCCTAACGCATTTAGTGGCGATCGCGGTTCCATTGGCGATACAGTATTTAACGATATAAATGGTAATGGTATCCAAGACACAGGCGAATCCGGCGTTCCCAACGTTCCAATTACCCTAACTCTTCCTGGAAATGATGGCATCTTAGGCACTCCTGACGATACCACCCAAACAACTACCACCAATGGCAACGGTATCTATAATTTTACCAATCTACCGCCGAGTAACTACAGAGTTGCGATCGCTCCTCCCTTCAACTTGCCCCAAATTACCACTGGTAATTCTCAAGTCAATGTCAATCTGCAACCAGGTCAATCGCTAACTAACGTTGATTTTGGGTTGCGGCGACCGCCTGGTGGTTCTATTGGGGATACAGTATTCAACGATACAAATAAAAACGGTAGACAAGACTCAGGCGAAACTGGAATTCCCAATGTCAACTTAACTCTGAGAAATGCCAACGGTCAGATAGTTGATACTACAACTACCAATAATAATGGCAACTATATTTTTACCAGCGTGCCAGCAGGTAATTACACCGTAGACCTTACCTCACCCCAGAACTTCACACCCACAACTGCAACCTCCGCCTCAGCAAATGTCACTCCCGACAATCAAGATATTGTAAATGTTGACTTTGGTTTAGCGGCTGGGAATCCCAGTAATGCAGGTTTGCAGTTAGTCAAACGAATTACAGCGATCGCCAGAACAAATGGTCAGCGCATCCCGTACAATACCTTTGTTGATGACCCCAATGACCAAAATGATAATGTCCTCAGACCTGCGCCTGTAGGACAATATGAGCTTCAAACACCAGTGGAAAGCGGTGATGAAATAGAGTACACAGTTTATTTCCGCGCCGGACAATTACTAGAGAATCTCAATTTTTGTGACTTAATTCCTACAGGAACAACTTATGTACCTAACAGTATTACCGTAAATGGCGGCGGTGCAGGTGCAGATGCAGGCAGATTTTTCTCTCCTTTGACACCTTTAGAATCAGTTCCTGAAAGTAATGTTTGTGAAAATCGCAACAATCCCAACGGGACAGTAATTGTCAGACTAGGTAATGTTCCCAACGGTCAATCTGGGTTGGTTAGCTTCCGCGTCAGAATCAATTAG